One Engraulis encrasicolus isolate BLACKSEA-1 chromosome 5, IST_EnEncr_1.0, whole genome shotgun sequence DNA segment encodes these proteins:
- the nr4a3 gene encoding nuclear receptor subfamily 4 group A member 3 isoform X1 — protein MSKHVHLLEQLHFVHLKCTPRDMPCVQAQYGPAPPGSSYSAQSVGYHGDYGAAHDLMMTPDYTKLELGAAGVGVGLGVGDISAAAATTSLPSFNVFVESGYEPPKPSCLYQLPSMRPAIKKEDEPYPTGPPPPSASMGPGNDDALSAPGGHMYFKQSPPSTPPTPLPPAGPPGGGAFLWEDPQSLQPLPPHHPPPPHQRSSFAHFYEHSAYESMQVRPERSPGSESMHGHPQTAHPHHAHMYPLGMAKAGGTGMPFRSLASMGACPAPLPSPPMRPGSGEGTCAVCGDNAACQHYGVRTCEGCKGFFKRTVQKNAKYVCLASKNCPVDKRRRNRCQYCRFQKCLSVGMVKEVVRTDSLKGRRGRLPSKPKSPLQTDPSPPSPPISLVSALLRAYTHSMPRELDFSQFSTVETVGLSEAQQVQLFYRLLTSSMEVTRAWADRIPGFPELNRDDQNTLVDSAFLELFVLRLAYRWVLPEEKLVLCNGLVLHRQQCLRGFGEWLDSIRDFSAGLQSLGLDLTAFSCLCALVLLTDQCPGLKDRKRVEELQNKVLCSLRDHLGFGSPSSSGGSGSSGNAVGASVSAASSVGKAPPTLSRVVGLRAELRTQRTQGLQRIFYLKLEDLVPPPPVIDRFLDTLPY, from the exons ATGAGCAAACACGTGCACTTATTGGAACAACTGCATTTTGTCCATCTAAAATGCACACCCCGAG ACATGCCCTGCGTCCAGGCTCAGTACGGCCCCGCCCCACCCGGGTCCAGCTACTCCGCCCAGTCCGTGGGTTACCACGGCGACTATGGTGCTGCCCATGACCTCATGATGACCCCGGACTACACCAAGCTGGAGCTGGGAGCCGCCGGCGTGGGGGTGGGCTTGGGTGTCGGGGACATCTCGGCGGCTGCCGCCACCACCTCCCTGCCCAGCTTCAACGTCTTCGTGGAGAGCGGCTACGAACCGCCCAAGCCCTCCTGCCTCTACCAGCTGCCCTCCATGCGGCCCGCCATCAAGAAGGAGGATGAGCCATACCCCACCGGCCCGCCGCCCCCCTCCGCCTCCATGGGCCCGGGCAACGACGACGCCCTCTCGGCCCCGGGCGGCCACATGTACTTCAAGCAGTCTCCGCCCTCCACGCCGCCCACGCCACTGCCTCCCGCCGGCCCCCCAGGAGGAGGCGCCTTCCTCTGGGAGGACCCCCAGTCACTGCAGCCTCTCCCTCCGCACCACCCGCCACCCCCCCACCAGCGCTCTTCCTTTGCCCACTTTTACGAGCACTCGGCCTACGAGAGCATGCAGGTGCGGCCCGAGCGGTCGCCCGGGTCTGAGTCCATGCATGGACACCCCCAGACGGCACACCCCCACCATGCGCACATGTACCCGCTGGGCATGGCCAAAGCTGGCGGTACGGGGATGCCCTTCCGCTCCCTGGCATCGATGGGGGCTTGCCCGGCGCCCCTGCCCTCCCCGCCTATGCGGCCCGGCAGTGGAGAGGGGACATGTGCCGTGTGCGGAGACAACGCTGCCTGCCAACACTACGGGGTCCGCACGTGCGAAGGCTGCAAGGGCTTCTTTAAG AGGACGGTGCAGAAGAATGCCAAGTatgtgtgtttggccagtaaaAACTGCCCAGTGGACAAGAGGCGGCGGAACCGCTGTCAGTATTGTCGCTTTCAGAAGTGTCTGAGTGTGGGGATGGTCAAAGAAG TGGTCCGCACAGACAGCCTGAAAGGCAGGCGGGGTCGTCTCCCGTCCAAGCCAAAGAGCCCGCTGCAGACAGACCCgtctcccccctccccacccatcaGCCTCGTCAGTGCCCTGCTGCGCGCCTACACCCACTCCATGCCCAGGGAGCTCGACTTCAGCCAG ttcagTACCGTGGAGACGGTGGGTCTGTCCGAAGCCCAGCAGGTGCAGCTGTTCTACCGGCTGCTGACCAGCTCCATGGAGGTGACGCGTGCCTGGGCCGACCGCATCCCAGGATTCCCTGAGCTCAACCGCGACGACCAGAACACTCTCGTCGACTCCGCCTTCCTCGAGCTGTTTGTACTGCGACTGGCCTACAG gtGGGTGCTACCAGAGGAGAAGTTAGTGCTGTGTAACGGGCTGGTTCTGCATCGGCAGCAGTGCCTGCGGGGCTTTGGCGAGTGGCTGGACTCCATACGGGACTTCAGCGCCGGCCTGCAGAGCCTGGGCCTCGACCTCACAGCCTTCAGCTGCCTCTGTGCCCTGGTGCTGCTCAcag aCCAGTGTCCGGGCCTGAAGGACCGCAAGCGTGTGGAGGAGCTTCAGAATAAGGTGCTGTGTTCCCTGAGGGACCACCTGGGCTTCGGCTCCCCCTCCAGCTCCGGTGGCTCGGGGTCGTCTGGCAACGCGGTGGGGGCGTCGGTGTCAGCAGCGTCATCGGTAGGGAAAGCTCCCCCGACACTGAGCCGCGTGGTGGGGCTGCGGGCCGAGCTGAGGACCCAGAGGACCCAGGGCCTCCAGAGGATCTTCTACCTGAAGCTGGAGGACCTGGTGCCTCCTCCTCCGGTCATCGACAGATTCCTGGACACGCTGCCCTACTAA
- the nr4a3 gene encoding nuclear receptor subfamily 4 group A member 3 isoform X2, with amino-acid sequence MSVNVDVVVLAAICGNVLDMPCVQAQYGPAPPGSSYSAQSVGYHGDYGAAHDLMMTPDYTKLELGAAGVGVGLGVGDISAAAATTSLPSFNVFVESGYEPPKPSCLYQLPSMRPAIKKEDEPYPTGPPPPSASMGPGNDDALSAPGGHMYFKQSPPSTPPTPLPPAGPPGGGAFLWEDPQSLQPLPPHHPPPPHQRSSFAHFYEHSAYESMQVRPERSPGSESMHGHPQTAHPHHAHMYPLGMAKAGGTGMPFRSLASMGACPAPLPSPPMRPGSGEGTCAVCGDNAACQHYGVRTCEGCKGFFKRTVQKNAKYVCLASKNCPVDKRRRNRCQYCRFQKCLSVGMVKEVVRTDSLKGRRGRLPSKPKSPLQTDPSPPSPPISLVSALLRAYTHSMPRELDFSQFSTVETVGLSEAQQVQLFYRLLTSSMEVTRAWADRIPGFPELNRDDQNTLVDSAFLELFVLRLAYRWVLPEEKLVLCNGLVLHRQQCLRGFGEWLDSIRDFSAGLQSLGLDLTAFSCLCALVLLTDQCPGLKDRKRVEELQNKVLCSLRDHLGFGSPSSSGGSGSSGNAVGASVSAASSVGKAPPTLSRVVGLRAELRTQRTQGLQRIFYLKLEDLVPPPPVIDRFLDTLPY; translated from the exons ATGTCAGTGAATGTAGACGTTGTTGTTTTGGCGGCTATATGTGGAAACGTTTTGG ACATGCCCTGCGTCCAGGCTCAGTACGGCCCCGCCCCACCCGGGTCCAGCTACTCCGCCCAGTCCGTGGGTTACCACGGCGACTATGGTGCTGCCCATGACCTCATGATGACCCCGGACTACACCAAGCTGGAGCTGGGAGCCGCCGGCGTGGGGGTGGGCTTGGGTGTCGGGGACATCTCGGCGGCTGCCGCCACCACCTCCCTGCCCAGCTTCAACGTCTTCGTGGAGAGCGGCTACGAACCGCCCAAGCCCTCCTGCCTCTACCAGCTGCCCTCCATGCGGCCCGCCATCAAGAAGGAGGATGAGCCATACCCCACCGGCCCGCCGCCCCCCTCCGCCTCCATGGGCCCGGGCAACGACGACGCCCTCTCGGCCCCGGGCGGCCACATGTACTTCAAGCAGTCTCCGCCCTCCACGCCGCCCACGCCACTGCCTCCCGCCGGCCCCCCAGGAGGAGGCGCCTTCCTCTGGGAGGACCCCCAGTCACTGCAGCCTCTCCCTCCGCACCACCCGCCACCCCCCCACCAGCGCTCTTCCTTTGCCCACTTTTACGAGCACTCGGCCTACGAGAGCATGCAGGTGCGGCCCGAGCGGTCGCCCGGGTCTGAGTCCATGCATGGACACCCCCAGACGGCACACCCCCACCATGCGCACATGTACCCGCTGGGCATGGCCAAAGCTGGCGGTACGGGGATGCCCTTCCGCTCCCTGGCATCGATGGGGGCTTGCCCGGCGCCCCTGCCCTCCCCGCCTATGCGGCCCGGCAGTGGAGAGGGGACATGTGCCGTGTGCGGAGACAACGCTGCCTGCCAACACTACGGGGTCCGCACGTGCGAAGGCTGCAAGGGCTTCTTTAAG AGGACGGTGCAGAAGAATGCCAAGTatgtgtgtttggccagtaaaAACTGCCCAGTGGACAAGAGGCGGCGGAACCGCTGTCAGTATTGTCGCTTTCAGAAGTGTCTGAGTGTGGGGATGGTCAAAGAAG TGGTCCGCACAGACAGCCTGAAAGGCAGGCGGGGTCGTCTCCCGTCCAAGCCAAAGAGCCCGCTGCAGACAGACCCgtctcccccctccccacccatcaGCCTCGTCAGTGCCCTGCTGCGCGCCTACACCCACTCCATGCCCAGGGAGCTCGACTTCAGCCAG ttcagTACCGTGGAGACGGTGGGTCTGTCCGAAGCCCAGCAGGTGCAGCTGTTCTACCGGCTGCTGACCAGCTCCATGGAGGTGACGCGTGCCTGGGCCGACCGCATCCCAGGATTCCCTGAGCTCAACCGCGACGACCAGAACACTCTCGTCGACTCCGCCTTCCTCGAGCTGTTTGTACTGCGACTGGCCTACAG gtGGGTGCTACCAGAGGAGAAGTTAGTGCTGTGTAACGGGCTGGTTCTGCATCGGCAGCAGTGCCTGCGGGGCTTTGGCGAGTGGCTGGACTCCATACGGGACTTCAGCGCCGGCCTGCAGAGCCTGGGCCTCGACCTCACAGCCTTCAGCTGCCTCTGTGCCCTGGTGCTGCTCAcag aCCAGTGTCCGGGCCTGAAGGACCGCAAGCGTGTGGAGGAGCTTCAGAATAAGGTGCTGTGTTCCCTGAGGGACCACCTGGGCTTCGGCTCCCCCTCCAGCTCCGGTGGCTCGGGGTCGTCTGGCAACGCGGTGGGGGCGTCGGTGTCAGCAGCGTCATCGGTAGGGAAAGCTCCCCCGACACTGAGCCGCGTGGTGGGGCTGCGGGCCGAGCTGAGGACCCAGAGGACCCAGGGCCTCCAGAGGATCTTCTACCTGAAGCTGGAGGACCTGGTGCCTCCTCCTCCGGTCATCGACAGATTCCTGGACACGCTGCCCTACTAA
- the nr4a3 gene encoding nuclear receptor subfamily 4 group A member 3 isoform X3 — protein MPCVQAQYGPAPPGSSYSAQSVGYHGDYGAAHDLMMTPDYTKLELGAAGVGVGLGVGDISAAAATTSLPSFNVFVESGYEPPKPSCLYQLPSMRPAIKKEDEPYPTGPPPPSASMGPGNDDALSAPGGHMYFKQSPPSTPPTPLPPAGPPGGGAFLWEDPQSLQPLPPHHPPPPHQRSSFAHFYEHSAYESMQVRPERSPGSESMHGHPQTAHPHHAHMYPLGMAKAGGTGMPFRSLASMGACPAPLPSPPMRPGSGEGTCAVCGDNAACQHYGVRTCEGCKGFFKRTVQKNAKYVCLASKNCPVDKRRRNRCQYCRFQKCLSVGMVKEVVRTDSLKGRRGRLPSKPKSPLQTDPSPPSPPISLVSALLRAYTHSMPRELDFSQFSTVETVGLSEAQQVQLFYRLLTSSMEVTRAWADRIPGFPELNRDDQNTLVDSAFLELFVLRLAYRWVLPEEKLVLCNGLVLHRQQCLRGFGEWLDSIRDFSAGLQSLGLDLTAFSCLCALVLLTDQCPGLKDRKRVEELQNKVLCSLRDHLGFGSPSSSGGSGSSGNAVGASVSAASSVGKAPPTLSRVVGLRAELRTQRTQGLQRIFYLKLEDLVPPPPVIDRFLDTLPY, from the exons ATGCCCTGCGTCCAGGCTCAGTACGGCCCCGCCCCACCCGGGTCCAGCTACTCCGCCCAGTCCGTGGGTTACCACGGCGACTATGGTGCTGCCCATGACCTCATGATGACCCCGGACTACACCAAGCTGGAGCTGGGAGCCGCCGGCGTGGGGGTGGGCTTGGGTGTCGGGGACATCTCGGCGGCTGCCGCCACCACCTCCCTGCCCAGCTTCAACGTCTTCGTGGAGAGCGGCTACGAACCGCCCAAGCCCTCCTGCCTCTACCAGCTGCCCTCCATGCGGCCCGCCATCAAGAAGGAGGATGAGCCATACCCCACCGGCCCGCCGCCCCCCTCCGCCTCCATGGGCCCGGGCAACGACGACGCCCTCTCGGCCCCGGGCGGCCACATGTACTTCAAGCAGTCTCCGCCCTCCACGCCGCCCACGCCACTGCCTCCCGCCGGCCCCCCAGGAGGAGGCGCCTTCCTCTGGGAGGACCCCCAGTCACTGCAGCCTCTCCCTCCGCACCACCCGCCACCCCCCCACCAGCGCTCTTCCTTTGCCCACTTTTACGAGCACTCGGCCTACGAGAGCATGCAGGTGCGGCCCGAGCGGTCGCCCGGGTCTGAGTCCATGCATGGACACCCCCAGACGGCACACCCCCACCATGCGCACATGTACCCGCTGGGCATGGCCAAAGCTGGCGGTACGGGGATGCCCTTCCGCTCCCTGGCATCGATGGGGGCTTGCCCGGCGCCCCTGCCCTCCCCGCCTATGCGGCCCGGCAGTGGAGAGGGGACATGTGCCGTGTGCGGAGACAACGCTGCCTGCCAACACTACGGGGTCCGCACGTGCGAAGGCTGCAAGGGCTTCTTTAAG AGGACGGTGCAGAAGAATGCCAAGTatgtgtgtttggccagtaaaAACTGCCCAGTGGACAAGAGGCGGCGGAACCGCTGTCAGTATTGTCGCTTTCAGAAGTGTCTGAGTGTGGGGATGGTCAAAGAAG TGGTCCGCACAGACAGCCTGAAAGGCAGGCGGGGTCGTCTCCCGTCCAAGCCAAAGAGCCCGCTGCAGACAGACCCgtctcccccctccccacccatcaGCCTCGTCAGTGCCCTGCTGCGCGCCTACACCCACTCCATGCCCAGGGAGCTCGACTTCAGCCAG ttcagTACCGTGGAGACGGTGGGTCTGTCCGAAGCCCAGCAGGTGCAGCTGTTCTACCGGCTGCTGACCAGCTCCATGGAGGTGACGCGTGCCTGGGCCGACCGCATCCCAGGATTCCCTGAGCTCAACCGCGACGACCAGAACACTCTCGTCGACTCCGCCTTCCTCGAGCTGTTTGTACTGCGACTGGCCTACAG gtGGGTGCTACCAGAGGAGAAGTTAGTGCTGTGTAACGGGCTGGTTCTGCATCGGCAGCAGTGCCTGCGGGGCTTTGGCGAGTGGCTGGACTCCATACGGGACTTCAGCGCCGGCCTGCAGAGCCTGGGCCTCGACCTCACAGCCTTCAGCTGCCTCTGTGCCCTGGTGCTGCTCAcag aCCAGTGTCCGGGCCTGAAGGACCGCAAGCGTGTGGAGGAGCTTCAGAATAAGGTGCTGTGTTCCCTGAGGGACCACCTGGGCTTCGGCTCCCCCTCCAGCTCCGGTGGCTCGGGGTCGTCTGGCAACGCGGTGGGGGCGTCGGTGTCAGCAGCGTCATCGGTAGGGAAAGCTCCCCCGACACTGAGCCGCGTGGTGGGGCTGCGGGCCGAGCTGAGGACCCAGAGGACCCAGGGCCTCCAGAGGATCTTCTACCTGAAGCTGGAGGACCTGGTGCCTCCTCCTCCGGTCATCGACAGATTCCTGGACACGCTGCCCTACTAA